The Chaetodon auriga isolate fChaAug3 chromosome 20, fChaAug3.hap1, whole genome shotgun sequence genome contains the following window.
TTTTGCATTTAACATTGTTTTATTCTGCAGCTACCACAGCCTCTGAAAGCTAAAGTGATGCTATGGTGAGAGCTGTGCTTATAATCCAGATTATGTTCAGTTTGATTGCTTGTTGCTTAATTTACCGCTTGCATGACTGACCATCATGTCTAAACCTGAATCCATCCCCTGGGTGTTTTCAGGACAGATGTGAGTTACCATGACATGGAGGAGATCGACAGAATGCAGTCCGTTCGTGACCTGGAGAGGTTTCTGCCCCTGTTTATGACCAGAAATCTGTCTACTTATACGCAAtcagtcacacactgacatagttctgtgtcacactttctcctctgtgacagCGCTTTATGCAGTGTGTTTGCGCTTGACCTCCCTGAACCAAAAAGAGGAGTTGTGCTGGAGCTCTATGTGCAGACTGTGCTTTTCAGCAGAGAGCGCAGCTTCAGAAAGGAAcaaacctctgctctcctgtccATTGTCAGGTCCGTCCATGAGGCAAACATAGGTAAGTTAAGTCACAATATTGTTGGTACTATTAGTGATATTACCAGTATCATTGCCATGTCAATATTTAGATAGTAACACAAAATAAAGTATCCTGTTAAATATTACAGATTCATTTGTTAAGATGATGCTTTCAAATGTTCCTTATTTGTGTGGAATGTGTTTGAAACTCCTTTCTTGCAGAGACTCCACTCAACAACATAGAACAGTGTTTCAAATACTGCAAGGAGCTACTTCTCTGTCACTCAGTCCGGGTCTGTAAAACAACTACAAGTCTCTTTTACTCATTTTAACACCCGTACATTTTCATTAAtgtcttgtttgtctgtgtctgtgtgcccaCTGCAGCGACCTCCCTTTAGTAtcaacctcttcagctctgatgaGGTGACCTGTATCTTAAATTACATCTACAACAGTTATGTGAGACACTACAAACTCTACAAGTATATTTTCACTCCGCAGGTAAGAATTGGAAATGAGTTATTCTGCACAAATTGTTTCAAGCAAGTTCTGCTGTCATTAATTTTTGACTTTAGTCCTGTGGAAATGCATCTGGAGAGACAAATTAGgtattatttttttcacaggtAAAACTTGATTTGTCTTTGACTTACTCTGGGATTCCAGACCAGGATGAACCTACTATGGAGGATTCTTATGCTCCAGGTAATAATTACAGGGTATCAGCAGTTTCCTAGGTAGCAAGAAGAGGGTTTAAAAGATTTTCAAAACTTCTGTCATGCTTCCTAAGGCTGAATAAGATCAGAAATGTAAGAAACAGGCTGATCAATATAGCATAGCATGTGGAAGAgtaagaaaaagcaaagatgtTTAATGTTAAAAGACACTGAATTCATGACATCCTTGTAATGTAAGTGCCTCAAATCTAAGAACCCACGAAcataaaaatgacttcaacctCCTTACACTTAATATGTTCAATTCCAAATGGAGAACAAAACATTCTTGATATTTTAGAGGA
Protein-coding sequences here:
- the cfap119 gene encoding cilia- and flagella-associated protein 119, whose translation is MDAKIKLPQPLKAKVMLWTDVSYHDMEEIDRMQSVRDLESALCSVFALDLPEPKRGVVLELYVQTVLFSRERSFRKEQTSALLSIVRSVHEANIETPLNNIEQCFKYCKELLLCHSVRRPPFSINLFSSDEVTCILNYIYNSYVRHYKLYKYIFTPQVKLDLSLTYSGIPDQDEPTMEDSYAPDVENVMEKEVEAVPKTGSSPQTQEASIAEPEGPTLGSKSELKALIEREIREQMTHMSGQLDQRMRDMANQDSRAVEPPLLNHKAKK